In Clostridium sp. SY8519, one genomic interval encodes:
- a CDS encoding aminopeptidase P family protein, giving the protein MESNEKLQQLREQMRQAGIDLYIVPTSDFHQSEYIGEHFMARRFLTGFTGSAGTAVITQTRAGLWTDGRYFVQAAEQLKGSGFTLFPMGEEGVATIGEFIEENLPQEGVLGFDGRVMAADQARRYEKIVREHNGRMETGKDLVGRIWEDRPPMPATKAWILPDAYSGETVASKLYRIRAELKKQNADIHVISSLTDIAWILNIRGSDIAHVPVILAFLIISQNHADLFVQDDVLPREVFNYLAASGVRIFHYDTFYETLASITASTKVWLDEKEVNYRAVTSLDPRIQIIDLPNASEGMKAVKNETELANTRIAHRKDGAAMVKFLYWLKTHVGREEITEYTAARKLDELRSRQEGFLDISFDTICAYAENGAIVHYTAEEETARNIEARGMLLVDSGGHYMEGTTDVTRTIVLGPLTEEERRHFTLVCISNLRLAHAKFLYGCTGINLDILAREPLWQDELDFKHGTGHGVGNLLNVHEGPNAFRWKTTPERLKREVLEAGMITSDEPGLYFEGKYGIRTENELACIRLGKNEYGQFMGFEVLTYVPIDLNGLDLSLMSAQDKTLLNAYHKEVYDRIAPLLDEEERQWLYIVTRPAEG; this is encoded by the coding sequence ATGGAGTCAAATGAGAAGCTGCAGCAATTGAGAGAACAGATGCGGCAGGCGGGAATTGATCTTTATATAGTACCTACTTCCGACTTTCACCAGTCGGAATACATCGGCGAGCATTTTATGGCTCGCCGGTTTCTTACCGGTTTTACAGGATCCGCGGGGACCGCGGTGATTACACAGACCCGGGCCGGACTCTGGACAGACGGCAGATATTTTGTCCAGGCGGCAGAACAGCTGAAAGGAAGCGGATTCACCCTGTTCCCCATGGGAGAAGAGGGCGTGGCCACCATCGGGGAATTTATCGAAGAAAACCTTCCCCAGGAAGGCGTGCTGGGCTTTGACGGACGGGTAATGGCCGCAGACCAGGCCCGCCGTTACGAAAAAATCGTCAGAGAACACAACGGCCGCATGGAAACCGGAAAAGACCTGGTGGGAAGGATCTGGGAAGACCGGCCGCCGATGCCCGCCACCAAAGCATGGATCCTTCCGGATGCTTACAGCGGGGAGACTGTGGCCTCCAAACTGTACCGGATCCGGGCGGAATTAAAGAAACAGAACGCAGATATTCACGTCATAAGCTCACTGACAGACATTGCATGGATCCTGAATATCCGGGGCAGTGACATTGCCCATGTGCCGGTGATCCTGGCATTCCTGATCATCAGTCAGAACCATGCGGATCTCTTTGTCCAGGACGATGTGCTGCCGCGGGAAGTGTTCAACTATCTGGCAGCCAGCGGGGTCAGGATTTTTCATTATGATACCTTCTACGAGACCCTTGCTTCCATTACCGCTTCCACAAAGGTATGGCTGGATGAAAAAGAAGTGAATTACCGCGCAGTGACCTCCCTGGATCCGCGGATTCAGATCATTGATCTTCCCAATGCGTCAGAGGGGATGAAAGCGGTGAAAAATGAAACCGAACTGGCGAATACGCGGATTGCCCACCGGAAGGACGGGGCAGCCATGGTGAAATTCCTCTACTGGCTGAAGACCCATGTGGGACGGGAGGAGATCACCGAGTATACGGCCGCCCGGAAACTGGACGAACTGCGCAGCCGGCAGGAGGGATTTCTGGACATTTCCTTTGACACTATCTGCGCATACGCAGAAAACGGCGCCATTGTGCATTATACCGCGGAGGAGGAGACAGCCAGGAACATCGAAGCCAGGGGTATGCTGCTGGTGGATTCCGGCGGTCATTATATGGAAGGAACCACAGACGTGACCCGTACCATTGTACTGGGTCCCCTGACAGAGGAAGAACGGAGACATTTTACCCTGGTCTGCATCAGCAATCTGCGTCTGGCCCACGCGAAATTCCTGTACGGATGCACCGGAATCAATCTGGATATTCTGGCCAGAGAGCCGCTGTGGCAGGACGAGCTGGACTTTAAGCACGGCACCGGACATGGGGTGGGCAATCTGCTGAATGTTCATGAAGGCCCGAACGCGTTCCGCTGGAAAACCACGCCGGAACGGCTGAAACGGGAGGTACTGGAAGCCGGGATGATTACATCGGATGAACCGGGCCTGTATTTTGAGGGAAAATACGGCATCCGGACAGAGAATGAGCTTGCCTGCATCCGCCTGGGCAAAAATGAGTACGGTCAGTTTATGGGCTTTGAAGTACTGACCTATGTGCCGATTGACCTGAACGGACTGGATCTTTCCCTGATGAGCGCACAGGATAAGACTCTGTTAAACGCGTACCATAAAGAAGTCTATGACCGGATCGCGCCGCTTCTGGATGAGGAAGAACGTCAGTGGCTGTACATCGTAACCCGCCCGGCGGAAGGATAG
- a CDS encoding NADH-quinone oxidoreductase subunit NuoF, translating to MTKLVIGEGSCGIAAGAAKVYDTIQAGLPADSPVSLGITGCIGMCFLEPIVDVYQDGALALRLVKVPPDRGADIAQAAVSNDFSAVEDLKITPEDSSFLEKQTRIALRHCGLIDPTDLEDYTADDGFQALKKVLTSMTPEEVIEEVKTSGLSGRGGAGFPTWFKWNAARSAEGEHKYLICNADEGDPGAFMDRAVIESDPYSLIEGMLIAAYAIGCDHAFVYVRAEYPLAIQRLTEALKVAEENGYLGSHIMGTDFSCQIQIKAGAGAFVCGEETALIASLEGERGMPRLKPPFPAQSGYMASPSNINNVETYANVAWILLNGGDKFAAMGTPNSKGTKVFALTGKIRRGGLVEIPMGKTLREVIFDIGGGIREGREFKAVQLGGPSGGCIPASLLDTIIDYKALSATGAIMGSGGMVVMDDSTCMVNMAKFFLDFTAKESCGKCVHCRLGTRRMLEILTRITEGKGKAGDIELLEELCSAVKDGALCGLGQTAPNPVLTTIRYFRNEYEAHISDKTCPAKECTELLTYTIDPDKCIGCTACARSCPTQTIKGEVKQPHTILQENCIKCGTCYTKCKFGAISVN from the coding sequence ATGACAAAACTCGTAATCGGCGAGGGAAGCTGCGGCATTGCTGCCGGAGCAGCCAAAGTATATGACACCATTCAGGCCGGACTTCCGGCAGACAGCCCGGTATCCCTGGGAATTACCGGATGTATCGGCATGTGCTTCCTGGAGCCCATCGTAGATGTCTATCAGGATGGCGCACTTGCGCTGCGGCTGGTGAAGGTACCGCCGGATCGAGGCGCTGACATTGCCCAGGCGGCGGTATCCAACGATTTCTCCGCTGTGGAAGATTTAAAAATCACCCCGGAAGACAGCTCATTTCTGGAAAAACAGACCCGTATCGCCCTGCGCCACTGCGGGCTCATTGATCCCACTGATCTGGAAGACTATACCGCAGACGACGGGTTCCAGGCTCTGAAAAAAGTGCTTACTTCCATGACACCGGAAGAAGTCATTGAAGAAGTGAAAACATCCGGCCTCAGCGGCCGCGGCGGCGCCGGCTTCCCCACCTGGTTCAAATGGAATGCCGCCCGCAGCGCGGAAGGGGAACACAAATATCTGATCTGCAATGCCGATGAAGGCGATCCCGGCGCGTTTATGGACCGGGCGGTCATCGAAAGCGACCCCTACAGCCTGATTGAAGGTATGCTGATTGCCGCCTATGCCATCGGCTGCGATCACGCCTTTGTCTATGTCCGGGCAGAATACCCCCTGGCAATCCAGCGTCTGACCGAAGCCCTGAAAGTAGCCGAAGAAAACGGTTATCTGGGCAGTCATATCATGGGAACTGATTTTTCCTGTCAGATCCAGATCAAGGCAGGCGCAGGCGCCTTTGTCTGCGGGGAAGAGACTGCATTGATCGCTTCCCTGGAAGGTGAGCGCGGCATGCCCCGCCTCAAACCGCCTTTCCCTGCCCAGAGCGGATATATGGCATCCCCTTCCAATATCAACAATGTGGAGACCTACGCAAACGTCGCATGGATTCTCTTAAACGGCGGCGACAAATTTGCCGCCATGGGAACCCCCAACAGCAAGGGCACCAAAGTATTCGCCCTGACCGGAAAGATCCGCCGGGGCGGCCTGGTGGAGATCCCCATGGGAAAAACCCTGCGGGAAGTCATCTTCGATATCGGCGGCGGCATTCGCGAAGGCAGAGAATTCAAGGCCGTTCAGCTGGGCGGACCTTCCGGCGGCTGTATTCCCGCTTCCCTGCTTGACACCATCATCGACTACAAGGCACTGTCAGCCACCGGCGCCATCATGGGATCCGGCGGTATGGTTGTCATGGACGACTCCACCTGTATGGTAAATATGGCCAAATTCTTCCTGGACTTCACTGCCAAGGAATCCTGCGGCAAATGCGTCCACTGCCGTCTCGGCACCCGGCGGATGTTAGAGATCCTGACCCGCATCACGGAAGGAAAGGGAAAAGCCGGAGACATCGAACTGCTGGAAGAACTGTGCAGCGCAGTCAAAGACGGCGCCCTGTGCGGCCTTGGCCAGACAGCACCGAACCCGGTTCTGACTACCATCCGCTACTTCCGCAACGAATACGAAGCCCATATCAGCGACAAAACCTGTCCTGCAAAGGAATGCACCGAGCTTCTGACCTATACCATCGATCCGGATAAGTGTATCGGCTGTACCGCCTGCGCACGCAGCTGTCCGACTCAGACCATCAAAGGCGAAGTCAAGCAGCCCCATACCATTCTGCAGGAAAACTGCATCAAGTGCGGTACCTGCTATACCAAGTGTAAATTCGGAGCGATCAGCGTAAATTAA
- the coaE gene encoding dephospho-CoA kinase (Dephospho-CoA kinase (CoaE) performs the final step in coenzyme A biosynthesis.): MIRFIGITGGVGAGKSEILRHLEKHYNCMVMLTDEIAHRLMEPGTACYNQLEEVFADDRVYEPDGRFDRLALAKVLFEHREKRRQLNGIVHPAVKQYVMDAAAEARENKKLDFVIVESALLIEEHYDEICDELWYIFTSEEIRRERLKISRGYSDEKVDGIFAAQLTEEEFRRECKVIIDNNGTVEESICQIDRVLSEYGYRKYGIM, from the coding sequence ATGATTCGATTTATTGGAATAACCGGCGGAGTCGGCGCGGGCAAATCAGAGATTCTGCGCCATCTGGAAAAACACTACAACTGCATGGTGATGCTGACGGATGAGATCGCGCACCGCCTGATGGAACCGGGCACCGCCTGCTACAATCAGCTGGAAGAAGTCTTTGCCGATGACCGGGTCTATGAACCGGACGGCCGGTTCGACCGGCTGGCTCTGGCCAAGGTACTGTTTGAGCACAGGGAGAAACGCCGGCAGCTGAACGGGATCGTCCACCCGGCGGTCAAGCAGTATGTGATGGACGCCGCGGCGGAAGCCAGGGAAAACAAGAAACTGGATTTTGTTATTGTGGAATCCGCGCTGCTGATTGAAGAACATTATGATGAAATCTGTGATGAACTGTGGTATATTTTTACCTCTGAGGAGATTCGCCGGGAACGGCTGAAAATTTCCCGCGGATATTCCGATGAAAAAGTAGACGGAATTTTCGCGGCGCAGCTGACAGAGGAAGAATTCCGCAGAGAATGCAAAGTAATCATCGACAATAACGGCACAGTGGAAGAGAGCATCTGCCAGATTGACCGTGTGCTGTCAGAGTACGGGTACAGAAAATATGGAATTATGTAG
- the tig gene encoding trigger factor, with protein MREMENMSEIKVTKLGEYKGVEVPKTEITVSEQELQDELERARTYAGKQIDKGDAPAETGDTVQIDFVGTFDGEPFEGGSGENYPLTLGSGQFIPGFEEQLVGAKKDDQVDVTVNFPENYHDASCAGRPAVFHVTVHKVTAVELPELTDEVVKQISGMDTLEEFKKYVHSEITRAKEQEASTEKESRILEKILENSEVAIPAEEIDQRAAVLKQSLEGNLKNNGSTMEDYLGYNNITMEEFDKFNRIDAESMLKGQAVLGEIAKRENLTCSPEELEEAMSSMAQQYGMPLEQLKGMIGEEGPQLIQQDVVSQKALHFIHANAKEV; from the coding sequence ATGCGTGAAATGGAAAACATGAGCGAAATCAAAGTAACCAAATTAGGCGAATACAAGGGCGTGGAAGTTCCGAAAACAGAGATCACGGTTTCCGAGCAGGAGCTTCAGGATGAGCTGGAGCGCGCAAGAACCTATGCCGGAAAGCAGATTGACAAGGGGGACGCTCCGGCGGAAACCGGAGATACCGTTCAGATTGATTTTGTCGGTACCTTTGACGGGGAACCGTTTGAAGGAGGTTCCGGTGAAAACTATCCCCTGACCCTCGGCTCCGGTCAGTTTATCCCTGGCTTTGAAGAGCAGCTGGTGGGCGCGAAAAAAGACGATCAGGTCGATGTTACCGTGAATTTCCCGGAAAATTATCACGATGCGTCCTGCGCCGGCCGTCCGGCGGTATTCCATGTGACAGTACACAAGGTAACTGCCGTGGAACTTCCGGAACTGACGGATGAAGTCGTAAAGCAGATTTCCGGTATGGATACACTGGAGGAATTTAAGAAATACGTCCACAGCGAAATTACCAGAGCCAAGGAGCAGGAGGCATCCACGGAAAAGGAAAGCCGGATCCTTGAGAAAATTCTGGAAAATTCAGAAGTTGCCATTCCGGCGGAAGAAATTGACCAGCGGGCAGCTGTGTTGAAACAGAGCCTGGAAGGCAACCTGAAAAACAACGGATCCACCATGGAAGATTATCTGGGATATAATAATATTACCATGGAAGAGTTTGATAAGTTCAACCGGATCGACGCGGAAAGCATGCTGAAAGGCCAGGCAGTGCTGGGCGAGATTGCCAAAAGGGAAAACCTGACCTGCTCACCGGAAGAACTGGAAGAGGCCATGAGCTCCATGGCACAGCAGTACGGCATGCCGTTAGAACAGTTGAAAGGCATGATCGGTGAGGAGGGACCTCAGCTGATTCAGCAGGATGTGGTGTCCCAGAAGGCACTTCATTTTATTCACGCAAACGCAAAAGAAGTATAA
- the nuoE gene encoding NADH-quinone oxidoreductase subunit NuoE encodes MATTSTVCDLSLLDPVLDQYADVQGSLITILQHTQEIYGYLPGDAIYYISERTGISPAKIMGCATFYAQFRLEPIGKYLIYLCKGTACHVNGSDRIGTAITEQLGIKDGETTPDGLFTLEYVACLGCCSLSPVMMINGETYGSLTPAKTIEILNEYRRKEAQP; translated from the coding sequence ATGGCCACAACCAGCACTGTATGTGATCTGTCGCTGCTGGATCCTGTACTCGACCAATACGCGGATGTACAGGGCAGCCTGATCACCATTTTGCAGCACACCCAGGAAATCTACGGTTATCTTCCCGGGGATGCGATCTACTATATTTCTGAGCGCACCGGCATTTCCCCCGCGAAAATCATGGGCTGTGCCACCTTTTACGCCCAGTTTCGTCTCGAGCCCATCGGCAAATACCTGATTTATCTGTGCAAGGGCACTGCCTGTCATGTCAATGGTTCCGACCGAATCGGCACAGCCATCACAGAACAGCTGGGAATCAAAGATGGCGAGACCACACCGGACGGACTCTTCACCTTAGAGTACGTTGCCTGTCTCGGCTGCTGTTCCCTCTCCCCGGTAATGATGATCAACGGGGAAACCTACGGTTCCCTGACTCCTGCCAAAACCATTGAAATTCTCAACGAATACCGCAGAAAGGAGGCCCAGCCATGA
- a CDS encoding FAD-dependent oxidoreductase, whose protein sequence is MELIKVTIDDLELTAPKGQTILQIAQKNGINIPTLCNDERVKIYGACGLCTVEAEGMPKLLRACATKATDGMVIHTVSDRILRARKIALELLMSDHEGDCRGPCTINCPAGTDCQGYLKEIAQGKYHEAVKIIREKIPFPSSIGRICPHPCETACRRNLVDEPLSICALKAFASDQDYASGHPYIPETAPSSGKRVCIIGGGPSGLSAAYYLRIRGHEVTVLDAMPQMGGMLRYGIPEYRLPKAVLDKEISVFSAMGIQLKNNIRIGRDITLEQIRSEYDASVIAIGAWKSIDLRCPGKDLKGVLGGVDFLREVALGEIPDIGRNVAIVGGGNTAMDACRTAIRLGAENVYVIYRRTRAEMPAEDIEIEEAQEEGIQFKFLTNPAEIIGTDGKVTGVKLQVMELGEPDESGRRRPVPVEGKFETLAIDSVIAALGHTIDAEGFDAVAKLDKGTIDASTISFRTSEEGVFAIGEATNKGATIAVDAIGEADRSAKVIDAYLLGFDAYCRPDYLSQRHPTEEDFADVEKTKRVVMPRRSRSLTRKDFREVNLGLTEEMARAEASRCMECGCFDYKDCKLIRHANEIPIHPERLEGEKHPCFKENRLQVIARDQGKCILCGLCVRMCDEVAGEGLLGLVNRGFNTVIKPEFREKDVASICSRCGGLCADTCPTGALEYLK, encoded by the coding sequence ATGGAATTAATCAAAGTTACAATCGATGATTTAGAGCTGACCGCCCCAAAAGGTCAGACAATTCTTCAGATTGCGCAAAAAAACGGAATCAATATCCCCACCCTGTGCAATGACGAACGTGTAAAAATATACGGCGCCTGCGGTCTCTGCACCGTAGAAGCAGAAGGCATGCCAAAACTCCTGCGCGCCTGTGCCACAAAAGCAACTGACGGCATGGTGATCCATACGGTATCCGACCGTATCCTCCGGGCCAGAAAGATCGCGCTGGAACTCTTAATGAGCGACCACGAAGGCGACTGCCGCGGTCCGTGTACGATCAACTGCCCCGCCGGCACCGACTGCCAGGGCTATCTGAAAGAAATCGCCCAGGGCAAATATCACGAAGCGGTGAAAATCATCCGGGAAAAGATTCCCTTCCCCAGCAGCATCGGACGCATCTGTCCGCATCCCTGTGAGACCGCCTGCCGCAGAAACCTGGTGGACGAACCCCTGTCCATCTGTGCGCTGAAGGCATTTGCCAGCGATCAGGATTACGCTTCCGGCCATCCTTACATCCCGGAAACCGCCCCCTCTTCCGGCAAACGGGTCTGCATTATCGGCGGCGGTCCCTCCGGCCTTTCCGCGGCTTACTATCTGAGAATCCGCGGCCATGAAGTCACCGTACTGGACGCCATGCCCCAGATGGGCGGCATGCTCCGCTACGGCATTCCGGAATACCGTCTTCCAAAGGCGGTCCTGGACAAGGAAATCAGCGTATTCTCCGCCATGGGCATTCAGCTGAAGAACAATATCCGCATCGGCAGGGACATTACCCTGGAGCAGATCCGCAGCGAGTACGACGCTTCTGTCATCGCCATCGGCGCATGGAAAAGCATCGATCTGCGCTGCCCCGGTAAAGATCTGAAGGGAGTGCTCGGCGGCGTAGACTTCCTGCGTGAAGTAGCGCTCGGAGAGATTCCGGACATCGGAAGAAACGTGGCCATCGTCGGCGGCGGAAATACCGCCATGGATGCCTGCCGTACCGCCATCCGTCTCGGCGCGGAAAATGTATACGTCATCTACCGCCGTACCAGGGCCGAAATGCCTGCGGAAGACATCGAAATCGAAGAAGCCCAGGAAGAAGGCATCCAGTTCAAGTTCCTGACAAATCCTGCCGAAATCATCGGCACCGACGGCAAAGTCACCGGTGTAAAACTGCAGGTAATGGAACTGGGCGAACCGGACGAAAGCGGCCGCCGCAGACCGGTTCCTGTAGAAGGCAAATTCGAAACCCTGGCCATTGACAGCGTGATTGCCGCCCTGGGGCACACCATTGACGCAGAGGGATTTGACGCGGTTGCCAAGCTGGATAAGGGTACCATTGACGCAAGCACCATTTCCTTCCGCACCTCAGAAGAAGGCGTATTCGCCATCGGCGAAGCCACCAACAAGGGCGCTACCATTGCTGTGGATGCCATCGGCGAAGCTGACCGGTCCGCCAAGGTCATCGATGCTTATCTGCTGGGATTTGACGCTTACTGCCGTCCGGACTACCTGTCCCAGCGCCATCCCACCGAAGAGGATTTCGCTGATGTGGAGAAAACCAAACGCGTGGTTATGCCCCGGCGTTCCCGTTCCCTTACCCGCAAGGACTTCCGCGAAGTCAACCTCGGTCTTACGGAAGAGATGGCCCGGGCCGAAGCGTCCCGCTGTATGGAATGCGGATGCTTTGATTACAAGGACTGCAAGCTGATCCGTCACGCCAACGAAATTCCGATCCATCCGGAACGGCTGGAAGGAGAGAAACACCCCTGCTTCAAAGAGAACCGCCTCCAGGTCATCGCCCGGGATCAGGGCAAATGCATCCTGTGCGGCCTCTGTGTCCGCATGTGTGACGAAGTGGCCGGCGAAGGTCTCTTAGGCCTTGTCAACCGCGGCTTTAACACCGTCATCAAACCGGAATTCCGCGAGAAGGATGTGGCTTCCATTTGCAGCAGATGCGGCGGACTGTGCGCGGACACATGTCCTACCGGCGCACTGGAATATCTGAAATAA
- the polA gene encoding DNA polymerase I: MSDKIVLIDGHSILNRAFFAIPDLTNSEGLHTNAVYGFLNILFKILEEEQPQYLTVAFDRSEPTFRHKMYQEYKGTRKPMAEELHQQVPVIKDLLRAMDVEVVELPGYEADDILGTIARIAEEKDVDVRIISGDRDLLQLATERTMIRIPKTKRTGTEIEDYLAQDVMDRYQVTPEEFIDVKALMGDSSDNIPGVPGIGEKTATKLIVRYHSIENAYAHLDEISQKRAQNCLKEHYDMAELSKTLATIDRNAPVEFSLEEARMGSLYTEEAYPIMKRLEFKQFLPRFEGTPAYGNAEEKFRRITGRQELQEFLDGLDPETAAVQIYQKPEPAGGSRRGHRETAGQQTLDFSGTEMSGGCLYGAAFGDGTGQAAFVPAGSLTDAEIREEVRRLADRALRVISPDLKQLIKFGCRIPREKAADTSIAAYLLNPLKNAYTYDDIASDYLGEMIPSEADLFGKMKREKAQKEKPEAFEKMACYEVYTAAKANGPLMDALKEQDMMRLYREIELPLVYTLADMELEGVRVDGEALHAYGEHLTGRIQELEQEIYKLADETFNIQSPKQLGTILFEKLQMPYAKKTKTGYSTAADVLEKLAPEYPIAARVLEYRTLTKLKSTYADGLAGFIRADGRIHSSFNQTITATGRISSTDPNLQNIPIRMELGRMIRKVFIPREGSVLIDADYSQIELRILAHMSKDENLISAYRQSKDIHRITASLVFHTPFEEVTPLQRRNAKAVNFGIVYGISSFGLSQDLSISRKEAQEYIASYFATYPGIKIFLDQAVEDAKEKGYSVTMFGRRRPVPELKSGNFAQRQFGERIAMNSPIQGTAADIIKIAMIRVHDRLEREGLQSKLILQVHDELLIEAEQTEVDAVKKILEEEMCHAADLSVALEIDMKTGKNWYEAH; encoded by the coding sequence ATGAGCGACAAAATAGTATTAATTGACGGACACAGCATATTGAACCGGGCCTTTTTCGCCATCCCGGACCTGACCAATTCCGAAGGCCTGCACACCAATGCGGTCTATGGATTCCTGAATATTCTTTTCAAGATTCTGGAAGAGGAACAGCCCCAGTATCTGACAGTGGCTTTTGACCGGAGTGAACCGACTTTCCGCCACAAGATGTATCAGGAGTACAAGGGTACCCGGAAGCCCATGGCGGAGGAACTGCATCAGCAGGTGCCGGTGATCAAGGATCTGCTGCGGGCGATGGATGTGGAAGTCGTGGAACTGCCGGGTTATGAGGCAGATGATATCCTGGGAACCATCGCGCGGATCGCGGAAGAAAAGGATGTGGATGTGCGGATTATCTCCGGAGACAGGGACCTGCTGCAGCTGGCCACAGAACGGACGATGATCCGGATCCCCAAAACCAAGCGGACCGGTACGGAAATCGAGGATTACCTGGCACAGGATGTGATGGACCGCTATCAGGTCACCCCGGAGGAATTCATTGATGTAAAAGCCCTGATGGGAGACAGTTCGGACAATATTCCGGGAGTTCCGGGAATCGGGGAAAAGACGGCCACCAAACTGATCGTCCGGTATCACAGCATCGAAAATGCCTACGCCCACCTGGATGAGATTTCCCAGAAACGGGCGCAGAACTGCCTGAAAGAACATTATGATATGGCGGAACTGTCCAAAACACTGGCCACGATTGACCGGAACGCCCCGGTGGAGTTCAGCCTGGAAGAAGCCAGAATGGGCAGCCTGTATACGGAAGAAGCCTATCCGATTATGAAACGTCTGGAATTCAAGCAGTTTCTTCCGCGGTTTGAAGGGACTCCGGCATACGGGAACGCAGAGGAAAAGTTCCGCAGGATTACCGGCCGGCAGGAGCTGCAGGAGTTTCTGGACGGACTGGATCCGGAGACTGCGGCGGTTCAGATTTACCAGAAGCCGGAGCCGGCAGGGGGCAGCCGCAGGGGACACCGGGAAACTGCCGGCCAGCAGACCCTGGATTTTTCTGGGACAGAGATGTCCGGGGGCTGTCTGTACGGCGCTGCGTTCGGGGACGGAACCGGACAGGCGGCGTTTGTGCCGGCGGGCAGCCTGACGGACGCGGAGATCCGTGAGGAAGTCCGGCGTCTGGCGGATCGGGCCCTCCGGGTGATTTCGCCGGACCTGAAACAGCTGATCAAATTTGGCTGCCGGATCCCCCGGGAGAAGGCGGCGGACACGTCCATTGCCGCCTATCTGCTGAATCCGCTGAAAAATGCCTATACCTATGATGATATTGCCAGTGATTATCTGGGGGAAATGATTCCCTCTGAGGCGGATCTGTTCGGCAAAATGAAGCGGGAAAAGGCACAGAAGGAGAAACCGGAGGCCTTTGAAAAGATGGCCTGTTATGAAGTGTATACGGCGGCAAAGGCAAATGGGCCGCTGATGGACGCCCTGAAAGAACAGGACATGATGCGGCTGTACCGTGAGATTGAGCTGCCGCTGGTATACACACTGGCAGACATGGAACTGGAAGGCGTACGCGTGGACGGAGAGGCTCTGCATGCCTACGGAGAGCATCTGACCGGCCGGATTCAGGAGCTGGAGCAGGAGATTTATAAGCTGGCGGATGAGACCTTTAATATTCAGTCCCCCAAGCAGCTGGGAACGATCCTGTTTGAAAAGCTTCAGATGCCCTATGCGAAAAAGACAAAAACCGGGTATTCCACAGCTGCCGATGTGTTGGAAAAACTGGCGCCGGAATATCCCATCGCAGCCCGGGTGCTGGAATACCGGACCCTGACGAAACTGAAATCCACATATGCCGACGGTCTGGCAGGCTTTATCCGGGCAGACGGCAGGATTCACTCCAGTTTCAATCAGACCATTACCGCGACCGGAAGAATCAGCAGTACAGATCCGAATCTCCAGAACATCCCGATCCGGATGGAACTGGGCCGCATGATACGCAAGGTGTTTATCCCCAGGGAAGGCAGCGTGCTGATTGACGCGGACTATTCCCAGATCGAACTGCGGATTCTGGCCCACATGTCCAAAGACGAAAATCTGATCAGCGCTTACCGGCAGTCCAAGGATATCCACCGCATTACCGCCTCCCTGGTGTTCCATACACCGTTTGAAGAGGTGACGCCGCTGCAGCGGCGCAATGCCAAGGCGGTCAATTTCGGCATTGTTTACGGCATCAGTTCCTTCGGACTGAGCCAGGACCTGAGTATTTCCAGAAAAGAGGCCCAGGAGTATATTGCCAGCTATTTCGCCACCTATCCGGGGATTAAGATTTTCCTGGACCAGGCGGTGGAAGACGCGAAGGAAAAGGGATATTCCGTGACCATGTTCGGACGCAGGAGACCGGTGCCGGAGTTAAAGTCCGGCAATTTCGCCCAGCGGCAGTTCGGTGAGCGGATTGCCATGAATTCTCCGATTCAGGGCACTGCGGCAGATATTATCAAGATTGCCATGATACGTGTGCATGACCGCCTGGAGCGGGAAGGCCTTCAGTCGAAACTGATCCTTCAGGTCCATGACGAACTGCTGATTGAAGCGGAACAGACAGAAGTGGACGCAGTGAAAAAAATCCTGGAAGAAGAGATGTGCCATGCGGCAGACCTGTCTGTGGCGCTGGAGATCGATATGAAAACAGGAAAGAACTGGTACGAGGCACATTAG